One segment of Nocardioides sp. QY071 DNA contains the following:
- a CDS encoding lasso peptide biosynthesis B2 protein: MTSPKFAAATAVAWCLLGATRLLTVVLPFGAVRRLLGEPAAPGAAGPPAPPDASARDLARARAVGRAVRYAATRTPWTSDCYPQALTARILLRGARVPHTVVFGLLRGDAGELLAHAWVTVGTVTVTGGSVREWTPVGSFGWHP, from the coding sequence CTGACCTCTCCGAAGTTCGCTGCTGCCACGGCGGTCGCGTGGTGCCTGCTCGGCGCCACCCGGCTGCTGACGGTCGTCCTGCCGTTCGGTGCGGTACGTCGCCTCCTCGGCGAGCCCGCCGCACCGGGCGCAGCAGGGCCCCCGGCGCCCCCGGACGCGTCGGCGCGAGACCTCGCGCGCGCCCGGGCGGTCGGGCGGGCGGTCCGGTACGCCGCCACGCGGACGCCCTGGACCTCCGACTGCTACCCGCAGGCCCTGACCGCGCGCATCCTGCTGCGCGGCGCACGGGTGCCGCACACCGTCGTCTTCGGACTGCTGCGCGGCGACGCCGGTGAGCTCCTCGCACACGCCTGGGTCACTGTCGGGACGGTCACCGTCACCGGTGGCTCCGTGCGCGAGTGGACCCCGGTCGGCAGCTTCGGCTGGCATCCCTGA